The genomic DNA GGCGGGCGCCGCCCGATCCACCGGACGACGGCATCGACGGCGCACGGGCACCGGTCGACGCGCCACTGGGGGCGGGCATCGACGGCGCTCGGGCACCGGCCGACGCGCCGCTGGAAGTCGGCATCGAGGGCGCCCGCGCGCCGCTATTGGCGCCGTTCGACCCATTGCTGCCTGGCGGACGGGCACCCTGCGTCGGTGCGGCGGTCGCCTTGGCGGCGCCGGCGTGGCCGCGGTCGGCGGGCTGGCCACCCATGTTCGGTGGCGCGCTGGCGCCGACGGTCGGCGCAACGGGCGTCGTCACGTTCGGCTTCTGCGCCGGCATGCCCGGCCCGGCCGCCCCTGCTGGACGGGCGGTGGACGTGACGGGCGCTGGCGTGGCGGGCTGCGATGGTGCTCGTGACATAAGGTGCATCCTCTCCGGGAAGTCGGAAGGGCCAAGTGCGAGGGCGGAAGGATGAGGAGCGAGCCTCCATCCTTCACATGCGTCGCGACTTCACCGCGTCAGACTTCGAACAACTCAATCTCCTGTCGGGATCGGCCTTGAGTGACCATCCCGTATCTTGTCCCCTTCCAATTCCACTTCCACCTTCCGCGTTCCCCCGTCGGCCTTCCAATTACTTCTTCGCCGCCGCCGCCTGCATACGGGCGCGGTTGGCGGCGATTTGCGCCTGGCGTTCGGCCTCGCTTTGTGCCCCACCGGCGCCGCCACCACCGCCCGGCTTGGGGGCAGCAGGGTTGCCGTCGCCGTCTCCCTCGCCGGCCTCGGGGAACTCTTCGTCCTTATCGGTCATGAAGCCGTTGCGCTGCATCTTGTCGACCATGGCGCCGGGGTTACGGCTCTTGTCGATCGCCTCTTCAGCGCTGATCTTGCCGAGCGTGAAGTTCATCCAGAGGTTGTCGTCCAGCAGCTGCATGCCGAACTTCTTGCCGGTCTGGATTTCCGAGTCGATGCGGAACGTCTTGCTTTCGCGGATCAGGTTTTGGATGCCCGGCGTCACGTACATGAACTCGTACGCCGCGATCATGCCGTCGGTGTCGGCCCGGGGGCAGAGGCACTGCGACAGCACGGCGATCAGATTGCCGGCCAACTGCACGCGAACCTGTTCCTGCTGGTCGGTCGGGAACGCGTCGATGATGCGGCTGATCGTGCTGGCCGCACCGTTCGTGTGCAGCGTGCCGAACACCAAGTGGCCCGTTTCGGCGGCGCTGACGGCGGCGCCGATCGTGATCGTGTCGCGCATCTCACCGACCAGAATTACGTCCGGGTCCTGTCGCAGCGCGCGGCGCAACCCTTCGGCGAAGCTCGGCACGTCGGTGCCGACCTCACGCTGCACGACGACGCTCTTCTTGTGCGGGTGGTAGTACTCGATCGGGTCCTCCATCGTGATGATGTGCCGATCGAAGTTCTCGTTGATGTAGTTGATCATCGACGCCAGCGTCGTCGTCTTGCCCGACCCCGTCGGCCCGGTCACAAGAAAGATGCCGCGCGGACGGCGGCAGATCTGCTCGGCCATCTTCGGCAGGCCGATCTGCTCGAACGTCAGCAGCGTGTTGGGGATGCGCCGCAGCACCATGCTGGTCAGCCCCTTCTGCTTGAAGATGCTAACGCGGAACCGCGCCTCGGTGCCGTAGGCGAACCCGAAGTCGCCGGAGCCGGTTTCCTCGAACTCCTGCTGAATGCGGTCAGGCGTGATCGACTTCATCAACGCCGTCGTGTCTTCCGGTTCCAGCACCTTCGTCTGCAGCTCGCGCATGTGACCATGCAGGCGCAGCACGGGTGGCTTGCCTACCGCAAGGTGCAAGTCAGAAGCCTTGCGCTTCACGGTCGTCTCGAGCAATCGATCAATCTGAATCGTGGCCATTAGTTATGTGTCCGTTGTCCGTGGTCCGTTGTCAGTTGCTTCAGAAAGTCATCGCCCGCCGGCCTGTTGCACCGCGGGCATGAGGTCGTTTAGCTCTTCGATGCGCAGCATTCGGATATCGCGCACCGACGCGGCAAACCAGGGGAGCTTGGCCGAGACATCGATCACCGCCAAGACGCAGGTGACGGCGTTGATGTTCTCGCCACCAAAGTACATGCTGCCCTGCTGCCACGTGAAGCCATGTGCCATCAACACCTTACGGATCTCGACGTACGCGTTGTTGTACGGGTCGCCGTAGTTGTGCCGCAACGACTCAATGTCCATATCGAACGCGACCGCATACATGGGCTTATCTTTCTGAATCGAGATGCCGTTGGGCGCGATGCTGCGCGTTGGTCCCAGTTCTGCGAGCTTCATAGTACGTCCTTGTAGACGACATCGTCCCTATCCATTGCCCCAATCCAATCCGCTTACACCGATGCCGGATCGGTCAGCAGGCCTTCGACCTGCGCGACCTTCACGATTTCCTCGGCCGTCGTCACGCCCGCCAGGATCTTCAGCTTGCCGTCCTGCAGCAGCGTTTTCATGCCACTGGCGATGGCGGCCTTGCGGATCTTGTTGCTGGGGGCGCGGTCGAACGCAAGCGTGCGCAGCTCGTTGTTCATCTGCATCATCTCGAAGATGCCCTGCCGCCCGCGGAAGCCGATGCCGCCGCAGAAGTCGCAGCCCTTGGGCTTGTAGATCGTCTTGCCCTGGCGGTCCTTGTCGGTAATGCCCGCCAGCTTCAGCCACATGGGGTCGGGGTCGTTGTCCGGGGCCTTACACTTGGGACAGAGCACGCGCACCAGCCGCTGGGCCAGCACGGCCTGAATGGAACTGGCGACCAGGAACGGCTTGACGCCCATGTCGATCAGACGCGTGATCGCGCCCGGCGCGTCGTTCGTGTGCAGCGTGCTGAAGACCAAGTGGCCCGTGAGGGCCGCCTGAATCGCCACTTCCGCCACTTCGATATCGCGAATTTCACCGACCAGGATGATGTTGGGCGCCTGACGCAGCATGGCACGCAAGATCATCGAGAACTTCAGCCCGATCGCCTCCTTCACCTGGCACTGGTTGATGCCGACGAAGTTGTACTCCACGGGGTCTTCCGCGGTGATGATCTTGCGGTCCGGGCGGTTCAGTTCGTTCAGCGCGGCGTACAGTGACGTCGTCTTACCTGAACCCGTAGGCCCGGTGACTAGAAAGATGCCATTGGGGCGCTTGATGATCCGCTGGAACGCCTTGTAGTCCTCGTCGGCGAACCCGAGGTTCGGAATGCCGATGCGCACCGCGTCGGGCCGCAAGATACGCAGCACGCACGACTCGCCGTGATACCCCGGCAGCGTGCTGACGCGGAAGTCGATGTTCACCTTGTCGATGTTCATCTTGATGCGCCCGTCCTGCGGCAGGCGCTTCTCGGCGATGTCGATGCCCGCCATGATCTTGATACGGCTGATCAGCGGGTTCTTCATGCGAAGTGGGATGCGGTCGCGCACCACGCATTCGCCGTCGATGCGATACCGCACCTGCACGCGGTCCTTCATCGGTTCGATGTGAATATCCGACGCCCGGTTGCGCACGGCTTCAGAGATCAACGCCGTCACCAGCTTGATGATCGGGGCCTGCGTCGGGTCGTTGGCGGCCGCCTCTTCCATGCCGCTGACGTCGATCGATTTATCAATCGACCGATCGACCGACTTGTCCATCGTGTCGATCGTCTTTCGGATATCCAGCGACTTGTCGACCGTCTTGTCGATCGTGCTCTGGGCGCTCGTCTGGAACAGCTCGTCTAGAATCGCCTTGATCCGGCTGCGCGGCGCCAGCACCGGGCGCAAATCCTTGTGCAACCGGAAGCGCAGCACGTCGATCATCTCCAGATCGAGCGGGTCGTGGACGGCCAGGCGGATCTTGCCCCCCTCGGTGCCCAGGGGCAAAATCACGTACTTCTTCATCAGCTCGTCGGGAATCAGATTGACGGCGTTCGGTGGGACGGAGTTCTTGTCGAGGTCGACGTACTCCATGCCGTGCTGCATCGCCAGGCCCTTGTAGACGATGGCCTCGCTGCACATCTTCAAATCGACCAGCGCCTCACCGATGCGGTAATTCTTGGTCTTGGCATGCTCCAGCGCCTTGGCCACGTCCTTGGCCGTCACGGCGTTCAGGTCCACGAGAATTTCGCCCAGCTTCTTCTGCTGTCGTGCCATGGTGTCAGTCCTCTGCTGCTGCGACTACTGCTGCGTCCGCCAGACGGGTGTGAAAGACGGCTCGCCGGTGCGTTGCGATGACGCTGGCGATGAGGAAGCGACGACCAGGCGCGAGCCTGATGCGCACGATGCGTTCCGTTCGCTCCCCGTCCTCGTCCGTCGTCTGTGCCGCCTCTGTCAAGGGGCCGTAAGAAGGAGTGTACCTTGCCGTCACGAGCGGGGACAAGCACTTTCTGCCAGTTTGAGGCGTGCGGTCGCGTCGTGACCAGCAGATTATAGGCCGCGCAGGCGATCGGATCGACCGACCGTAGGTTCCACGCGTTGAGATGCGCGTCCCCCACGCCAATCACGCCACCCGTCGTTTGATACCAGGCCCAACCAGCCCTTGCTGCCCGATCTTCCGGCACACGTCATACCGACCCACTGGCAGCGGGCCGCGTTCACCCGTTCAACCACTGGTCGCAGTTCACGGGCCGCAGCCGCCAGTTGCGGGCGTTCTTCCGCTTTTGCTGTCGTGGTTGCATGCGTTCCTCTGACCGGATCACACAGGACCGATCAATGAATGGCTCTCGAAAGAATCGGACGTGCCGCTTTTCGGGTTGGACGTGGTAACCCGGAGATCATGGTCGTTGTCATCAACGACCACGCCAGTGCGGCGCAATCGACGATTGCGGGGGAACTGGAACGCTGCTGCCCGTTCACTGACGGGTTCATGCGTCCGAACCCACCGCGGTGCTGGCACCGGGGTGCGGCGCGTGCGACGGTAGCGAGGCTGCGTTCAGGCGAAACTGCTTGCGGTAGGCGGTGGGGGTGAGCGCCAGCTGTTCCTGAAACGTCTCGCCGAACTGCTTGCCGCTGCTGAAGCCGCAGGCCTTGGCGATGACCGGCATCGGTTCGTCGGTCTCGACTAGCAGCCGGCGGGCACGCTCCAGTTGCACCCGACGTATCTCGAAAGCGGGGCTGCGGCCCAGCGCTTGCGTGAAGCGCACCTCCAGCGACCGTCGCGACATCGCCAGCTCGTCCAGCAGATGCCTGACGCGCAGCGGACCGCGACCGACGCGCTCGTGGATCAGCCGGACCGCCACGGCAATTTCGGGGTCGTCGATCGCAAGAATGTCGGTGCTGCGCCGGGTCACAATGCCGACCGGGGGCAATAGCAACTGCCCGACCGGGGCCGGTTCACCGGCGATCAGCCGGTCGAGCAGCGCCGCGGCCTCGTAGCCCAGCTGCATGGTCGGCAGGACGATGCTGGACGTCGGTGGCACGTTCAGCTCGCACAGCGGTGGATCGTTATCGACGCCGAGCAGCGCCATCTCCTCGGGTACGCGCAGGCCCGCATCCCGCGCCACGATCGCCAGGTGTCGGGCGCGCAGGTCATTCGCCGCCATCAGCCCGACGGGCTTGGGCAGCGACGCGACCCATTCCACCAGCGGTCGGCGGTCGGGTGGTGGAGGGTAGTGGGGCCAGCCGAACGTCTGGCAGGGGTGGCCATGCGCCTCGATCCTCTGGCAGAACCCCGCCTGACGTTCACCGGAAAAGTAGCGCTCGGGAATGCCGCAGAACGCGAACGACCGAAACCCGCGGTCCAGCAGATGCTCGGCACCAAGCCGGCCGGCGGCGTGGTTGTCGGGGCGCACCGCGGGCAGATCGTTGAAGGTCGCGTGCGACGAGACGTTCACCACCGGCACCCGCGCCGCACGCAGGCGGTCGGCGTCGTGCTGGCCGTACACCTGCGCAATCACACCATCGGCACCCGTCAGCTCGGTAACGCCCTCATTGTCCCAGTTGGGCACCTCGGCAACCCATTGCTCGCGGTTGGCGACGTAACTGCTGATGCCGCGCAGCAGGCCCTGCCCGTACGACGTGTGGGTCTCGATCATCAAGACGATTCGTAACTTCCGCCGCCTCATACACTCACATCCTACCCGACCATACCATAGTCGTGCGCAAATCCCGGATACTTTCACGCATTTGCCGGAACTACTTGCGGTACCCTTCGTCTCAAATACCGGTTGACTCTCGACCAGCTTCGGGCTGGGCGACAAATCAGAACGATCACACACATCGGTCCGACCACCGGCGCACCTCGCGAGGTTTGCCGGTCCGGCGTTTTTTGGAGGCGGAGAATGAACTTTGTCACGTCCAGCATGTTTGGGTTCCTTGCGGTCAGCACGCTCACGGTCGCCGCGAGCGGGGCGATCGTTCTGAACGATGGTTCGACCACCAGCAACCTCACGCTGCTGAGTTCCACCGGCACTGCGCCCAGCACCGGCACGGCGGGGACGTCGATGTCTTCCGACGGCGCCGTCATCACGTTGACCAGCAGCCGCGATCGTCGCACGCTTGCCTACAGCAACACGGCGATCGCCAGCAGCACTTACACCGTGAGCGCCGAGGCGGCCAACAACAACCCCGGCACGTTCGCCAACCGGCGGGTCGGACTGATTGGCTGGTTCAACACTGCCTCGCTGGAGGGCATCGGCATGTACCGCAATCAGGGGAGCGGTGAACTGCGATTACGCACGCTCGACCTGGATAGCAGCAACGTCGAGAGCGTCAACGGCCTGTTCACGACTGGCGGCTCGGCGCTGGCGTCGGACAACTTCCACTCGTCGTTGGTCCAATCGGGCACCACCGTGCGTTATGCCTTCGATTTCCAGGCGCCGACCGCAAGCGACCTCACGGCCCTACCGACGGTGACAAGCCGTGTGGTGGCCTCAGTTACGAGTTTGGATGGCGTGACGACCTACGGCAGCCGGACCTTCCTGACGAACCTGGCGGCGCCGGCCGACCATCGCGTTGGGTATTTCGGGTACCTCGCCGAGGACACCGGCGCGTTGCCGCTGGGCCGGTTCGACAACCTGTCGGTCAGCGAGAACGCGGTCGTGCCGGAGCCCACGTCAC from Tepidisphaeraceae bacterium includes the following:
- a CDS encoding virulence protein; the encoded protein is MKLAELGPTRSIAPNGISIQKDKPMYAVAFDMDIESLRHNYGDPYNNAYVEIRKVLMAHGFTWQQGSMYFGGENINAVTCVLAVIDVSAKLPWFAASVRDIRMLRIEELNDLMPAVQQAGGR
- a CDS encoding substrate-binding domain-containing protein, with amino-acid sequence MIETHTSYGQGLLRGISSYVANREQWVAEVPNWDNEGVTELTGADGVIAQVYGQHDADRLRAARVPVVNVSSHATFNDLPAVRPDNHAAGRLGAEHLLDRGFRSFAFCGIPERYFSGERQAGFCQRIEAHGHPCQTFGWPHYPPPPDRRPLVEWVASLPKPVGLMAANDLRARHLAIVARDAGLRVPEEMALLGVDNDPPLCELNVPPTSSIVLPTMQLGYEAAALLDRLIAGEPAPVGQLLLPPVGIVTRRSTDILAIDDPEIAVAVRLIHERVGRGPLRVRHLLDELAMSRRSLEVRFTQALGRSPAFEIRRVQLERARRLLVETDEPMPVIAKACGFSSGKQFGETFQEQLALTPTAYRKQFRLNAASLPSHAPHPGASTAVGSDA
- a CDS encoding type IV pilus twitching motility protein PilT — translated: MATIQIDRLLETTVKRKASDLHLAVGKPPVLRLHGHMRELQTKVLEPEDTTALMKSITPDRIQQEFEETGSGDFGFAYGTEARFRVSIFKQKGLTSMVLRRIPNTLLTFEQIGLPKMAEQICRRPRGIFLVTGPTGSGKTTTLASMINYINENFDRHIITMEDPIEYYHPHKKSVVVQREVGTDVPSFAEGLRRALRQDPDVILVGEMRDTITIGAAVSAAETGHLVFGTLHTNGAASTISRIIDAFPTDQQEQVRVQLAGNLIAVLSQCLCPRADTDGMIAAYEFMYVTPGIQNLIRESKTFRIDSEIQTGKKFGMQLLDDNLWMNFTLGKISAEEAIDKSRNPGAMVDKMQRNGFMTDKDEEFPEAGEGDGDGNPAAPKPGGGGGAGGAQSEAERQAQIAANRARMQAAAAKK
- a CDS encoding PEP-CTERM sorting domain-containing protein → MNFVTSSMFGFLAVSTLTVAASGAIVLNDGSTTSNLTLLSSTGTAPSTGTAGTSMSSDGAVITLTSSRDRRTLAYSNTAIASSTYTVSAEAANNNPGTFANRRVGLIGWFNTASLEGIGMYRNQGSGELRLRTLDLDSSNVESVNGLFTTGGSALASDNFHSSLVQSGTTVRYAFDFQAPTASDLTALPTVTSRVVASVTSLDGVTTYGSRTFLTNLAAPADHRVGYFGYLAEDTGALPLGRFDNLSVSENAVVPEPTSLAALGMLGAFALRRRGR
- a CDS encoding GspE/PulE family protein — protein: MARQQKKLGEILVDLNAVTAKDVAKALEHAKTKNYRIGEALVDLKMCSEAIVYKGLAMQHGMEYVDLDKNSVPPNAVNLIPDELMKKYVILPLGTEGGKIRLAVHDPLDLEMIDVLRFRLHKDLRPVLAPRSRIKAILDELFQTSAQSTIDKTVDKSLDIRKTIDTMDKSVDRSIDKSIDVSGMEEAAANDPTQAPIIKLVTALISEAVRNRASDIHIEPMKDRVQVRYRIDGECVVRDRIPLRMKNPLISRIKIMAGIDIAEKRLPQDGRIKMNIDKVNIDFRVSTLPGYHGESCVLRILRPDAVRIGIPNLGFADEDYKAFQRIIKRPNGIFLVTGPTGSGKTTSLYAALNELNRPDRKIITAEDPVEYNFVGINQCQVKEAIGLKFSMILRAMLRQAPNIILVGEIRDIEVAEVAIQAALTGHLVFSTLHTNDAPGAITRLIDMGVKPFLVASSIQAVLAQRLVRVLCPKCKAPDNDPDPMWLKLAGITDKDRQGKTIYKPKGCDFCGGIGFRGRQGIFEMMQMNNELRTLAFDRAPSNKIRKAAIASGMKTLLQDGKLKILAGVTTAEEIVKVAQVEGLLTDPASV